The genomic DNA CTTTCGCTTTGGATGTCACAGGCTCCTTGAGTGAAATGGATACTTGTAGATAGAAGACAAGGCCTGTCTCTTGCAGGTCTTATGCTATAGAGTCTACAGGTATGTGGCTTGAGATTGGATACCGCAATGCTGTCATCGCCTTCATCGACATACTTCTCATCCCAAAAGTCGAAGATGTGATGTTTCTTTCCTTGGTCTAGGCCCAGGTCTGCAAGCTTAACCTCAACGTCGATGGGCTCCTCACTAAGGTTGAAAAGTCCAAGAACAACCCACTCACTGGTTTCATTTTCTACAGGGAGAAAGAATATACTGGGTTCTGGGTTGGTCAATGAATCAGGAGATAGGGCTCCTTCTGGATACACCGGCAGCAACTTGTCAACGAGCCGAAGCCTCTCCTTTGAAACCTCCATCATACGATCGCTGAGAAGCAAAGCTCCTCCGCTAAGGGCAATAACTGATGCCCATAGTCTGACTTCATCAAGCGTTAGCTCGTTATCTTCCTGCCTTACTAACAAGCAATCAGGATCATTTGTCCACCAGCGGTTATGCAGGGGTGCCCTGGTCATCGTATTGACAGCACATTCGTATACACCTCCGCCCCAATCCAGCCTCCACGATGTGGCAATATCCGTTCCAATCCGCATGGCATCAGTTATTCCTATGCAGGGGCCGAGGGGCGCACCACAACCTAGGATTATATCGTTCCCTACACTGTCTCGGATTGCCTCGATTCCGTTACGAAATGCCTCAGCTCTGGTAATTGATTCATCGAATCTCTTTGCTTCTTCAGTGGCATGATGTAGAAAATCAATCTTGAAGTACTCATAACCCAAAGATTTCAGATGCTTGAAGAGTGACTTGATGTGCTTAATGACCTCGGGATTTGAAAGGTCCAACGCATAGTATTCCCCAAGCCATAACGGATTGTTATCAATGACTTTTGGTTCATCCTCTTCTTCGGCAAGAAACCAATCTGGATGCTCCTTAAAGAGATCAGAATGCTCAGTAGCAATGAATGGCGCTGTCCAAATACCGGCTTTGAAGCCTTTCTTCTTGATTTCTTCAACGAGATAATCCAAGCCACTGGGGAACCTATCGTTTGGTTCCCAGTCTCCTACAACCTTTTGGTAACCATCATCAAGTTGAATCCATTTGATAGAATCTTGGAATCTTTTGTGGAGGAATCTTGTGTTCTCTAGGATTTCGTCTTCGTCTGGCATGGTGTAATAGAAATACCAGCTGCACCATCCTGCTGGAACTTCGTTGCATAGAATGGCATCCATTCGTCTGGCTGTGAGGTCTGCATATTGTGTGAGTGCTTTCATTCCGTCGGCTGAAATAATGACCGTCATTTCTTCAGATACAACACTCTTCCCGGATGCCAATGAGATACCATCAAGAGCACAGGTTGTTGTCAGCCTATCCAGTCGTTCTCCCTTTGCTTCATATGAGACTGTGGTGAGCTGCCTGTCCATCGTCGAGAACCCAAAAAGGATATTCGAGTTATCGACTTTGTTTGTTAGAACTGAGTAGAAGTGGCTGATATTCGATTCTTCCTTAAGTGGCTGAGCTCGACTCAGTTCCCACGAATGAAAACCGTTTTGGAAATATCTGAGATTCTTCAAATCCTTTCCTGTCAAGATGGGAGACTTAGTCCATAGTGGAGAAATGGATTCAAGTTTCAATGGCTGTTGGCCTTTGTTGATTAACTGCACGGTGAATGTGAATCCGGCCAGGTCTTTCATTGCAATTACTTTGAACCGTATTTCATGTGATGCCATTGGATCCTGAAGAGAAAGAATAAGCACCTTGTCTACCTGATTCTTATTGGTTATAGCAAGGGTGTCCATAGAGACGTACTTGAGGTCGGATGAATTGATTGTCCTAGTCCCTAGACATATCTGGAACTGACAATCCTTGAGGTACTCTCCTCCCTTGGAACCAAGAAGGCTAAAGGAACCACTTTGTATATCCCATTCAAAGGCAATGTCTTCGGTACTCAGCGAAACCTTCTCTTCGGATACATCGACTCTGCTCCACTCTTTTGGGTCCAATTTCTCTACTCCTCTATTCGACGTGTTGTATAACTCTTGATATGCTTTGCTTGACAGCGTTGACTGTTCCCGTGTCTTTGCTATCCTAATTTCTCTGCTCTGTTTCTTGCTTCTTCTGCCTCTTCATATTCGAAAAGGCGTTTATGTGCCAAGGCCAGCAATTCCCAACCTTCCTTGTCGTCATGTTGCATTTCGAGATAGTGCTGACAATATTCCTTCACTTTCTCCCAGTTATTTTTTCGTTCATAGCAGCGGGCTGCATAATACAGGGCCCTTTTATGATCCATATCTGGTTCAAGAAGTTCGTTGAATTCTGCTAGGGCTTTGTCCCATTCCTCTTTTTCATAATGGGTCATTGCCTTGTCAAATTGAAGTTCCATCTCGTGATATTCAGGCATCTTTGTGAGCAATCTCGTAATCATTCCTGATGTCACACAACACACAAGCACCGTGGATAGCATTATGCTTAGGCCAAGTATAACTCCCGGGCCAGGTAGTGAATCCCCTAGGAATCCCTGACCGGAAAGCCAAGCTATTGTGATTCCTCCAAAGAAAACAGCTGCAGCAGCTGCCAGTGCCCCTCGTGTCCATGTTTTATCCAAGATGCCTTGCTTGTTTTTTCCCAATTTGCGCACCTACCGAGATTCTGTTCCCATCGTTAATATTCTTTTGAACAACGTCTATCCTATGCTACTCTTCTTTGCTGCCGCCATTTGTGCCATCTAACAGCTCTGAATCCTTCTTTTCTTTCTTGTATTTCTCGTGATGCTCTTCAGCTTCAAGTCTGTCTCTTGCAACTGATAACCACTGATTCACATGCGATGCAAGTGATGGGTCAAGCCGCATTGCTGTTTCTGCATATGCAATTGCACGTTCATCTTCATGTTCAATAAAGTGAGCATTGGCCTTGTTGTAGAGAGCTTCAGCATAATTAGGACGTAGTGCGACAGCTTTAGTGTATGCTTCAATTGCTTTTTGTCCCTTTGTTAATCTTGAATATGTATTCCCCAGATTGT from Candidatus Thorarchaeota archaeon includes the following:
- a CDS encoding alpha-galactosidase encodes the protein MDPKEWSRVDVSEEKVSLSTEDIAFEWDIQSGSFSLLGSKGGEYLKDCQFQICLGTRTINSSDLKYVSMDTLAITNKNQVDKVLILSLQDPMASHEIRFKVIAMKDLAGFTFTVQLINKGQQPLKLESISPLWTKSPILTGKDLKNLRYFQNGFHSWELSRAQPLKEESNISHFYSVLTNKVDNSNILFGFSTMDRQLTTVSYEAKGERLDRLTTTCALDGISLASGKSVVSEEMTVIISADGMKALTQYADLTARRMDAILCNEVPAGWCSWYFYYTMPDEDEILENTRFLHKRFQDSIKWIQLDDGYQKVVGDWEPNDRFPSGLDYLVEEIKKKGFKAGIWTAPFIATEHSDLFKEHPDWFLAEEEDEPKVIDNNPLWLGEYYALDLSNPEVIKHIKSLFKHLKSLGYEYFKIDFLHHATEEAKRFDESITRAEAFRNGIEAIRDSVGNDIILGCGAPLGPCIGITDAMRIGTDIATSWRLDWGGGVYECAVNTMTRAPLHNRWWTNDPDCLLVRQEDNELTLDEVRLWASVIALSGGALLLSDRMMEVSKERLRLVDKLLPVYPEGALSPDSLTNPEPSIFFLPVENETSEWVVLGLFNLSEEPIDVEVKLADLGLDQGKKHHIFDFWDEKYVDEGDDSIAVSNLKPHTCRLYSIRPARDRPCLLSTSIHFTQGACDIQSERWDKESNELTLVVSKTTNHPEGVYFYFPDAWNIQQVSVNGEIYTHNQHSPNVGSIRKRFKEDDEVKVVFSDQ
- a CDS encoding tetratricopeptide repeat protein — translated: MGKNKQGILDKTWTRGALAAAAAVFFGGITIAWLSGQGFLGDSLPGPGVILGLSIMLSTVLVCCVTSGMITRLLTKMPEYHEMELQFDKAMTHYEKEEWDKALAEFNELLEPDMDHKRALYYAARCYERKNNWEKVKEYCQHYLEMQHDDKEGWELLALAHKRLFEYEEAEEARNRAEKLG